From a single Candidatus Saccharibacteria bacterium genomic region:
- a CDS encoding VOC family protein yields the protein MASVITHFEVYVDDLDRAKNFYKNVFGWAYQDMGADFNDYVVVYPGGEVTEGQAKLGINGGMMKRSGPAPSDDKASPNAYVCMVTIDDIASSLELVKQHGGRIDMDIMDVPTVGKLAYIRDTEMNLVGVLQPAPEGM from the coding sequence ATGGCAAGTGTCATTACTCATTTTGAGGTATATGTAGACGACCTCGATAGGGCAAAGAATTTTTACAAAAACGTCTTTGGCTGGGCCTATCAAGATATGGGCGCAGACTTTAACGACTACGTGGTAGTTTATCCTGGAGGAGAAGTTACCGAAGGCCAAGCAAAGCTAGGCATCAACGGTGGAATGATGAAAAGATCTGGGCCGGCACCTTCTGACGACAAAGCTAGCCCAAATGCATATGTTTGTATGGTAACGATTGACGATATCGCCTCTAGCCTAGAACTAGTAAAACAGCACGGCGGACGAATCGATATGGATATCATGGACGTGCCGACTGTCGGCAAGTTAGCATACATTCGGGACACCGAGATGAATCTTGTCGGGGTGCTTCAGCCAGCCCCAGAAGGAATGTAG
- a CDS encoding VOC family protein, with protein MQKITANLWFNGNAREAVEYYTSVFPNSKITGGSTYPNSQEDGLADFQLDLAGKDLTIDFSLDGHDFVAINAGPEFSFNESVSFAVACKDQAEIDYYWSKLSAHPENEQCGWCKDKYGLSWQIVPADISELMKKPDAFKIMMNQKKIVIAKY; from the coding sequence GTGCAAAAAATAACTGCTAATCTATGGTTTAACGGCAATGCGCGCGAGGCGGTCGAATATTACACCTCGGTCTTTCCTAATAGCAAAATTACTGGCGGCAGCACATACCCAAACAGCCAAGAAGACGGTTTAGCCGACTTTCAGCTTGATCTAGCTGGTAAAGATTTAACAATCGACTTCTCATTAGATGGTCACGACTTTGTAGCAATTAATGCCGGGCCCGAATTTTCATTTAATGAGTCAGTCTCGTTCGCAGTCGCCTGCAAAGACCAAGCCGAAATAGATTATTATTGGTCAAAGCTATCGGCACACCCCGAAAACGAACAATGCGGTTGGTGCAAAGACAAGTACGGCCTAAGCTGGCAAATTGTTCCGGCCGACATAAGCGAACTCATGAAAAAGCCCGACGCTTTCAAAATCATGATGAACCAGAAAAAAATCGTTATTGCCAAATACTAG
- a CDS encoding DUF2892 domain-containing protein, producing MEKFVDFASGKTGRTIRLVVGAFVECLAVVVLKGNWAWVLGVVGVLLMLSGVMKVCILNKLVGRKINACPN from the coding sequence GTGGAAAAATTTGTCGATTTTGCGAGCGGGAAAACAGGTCGTACGATTAGGCTTGTTGTTGGGGCTTTTGTAGAGTGTTTGGCGGTTGTAGTTCTAAAGGGGAATTGGGCGTGGGTACTTGGGGTGGTAGGTGTTTTATTAATGCTTTCGGGTGTCATGAAAGTATGTATTCTAAATAAACTTGTTGGTCGTAAGATCAATGCTTGCCCCAATTAG
- a CDS encoding DNA alkylation repair protein has protein sequence MTAEDLKSELKKCASDIDAAKLGWFFKTGPGQYGEGDVFIGVRVPQTRKVCKDFKNLSANELKKLLASPFHEHRLAATIIMSGQYKKADPTLKQQLFDLYLSALDQNQINNWDIVDTSCEHIVGAYAKEHGAQILFELARSDKLWHKRVAIISCFAWVRKKQVGPTIELAEILWPEKHDLLQKAVGWMLREVGKYVDESLLTDFLDRHAHEMPRTCLRYAIEKLTPQQRTYYMKMGKS, from the coding sequence ATGACAGCAGAAGATCTAAAAAGTGAGCTAAAGAAATGTGCAAGTGATATAGACGCTGCGAAATTGGGTTGGTTTTTCAAAACTGGCCCGGGCCAGTACGGCGAAGGCGACGTTTTTATTGGCGTGCGCGTGCCGCAAACCAGAAAGGTTTGCAAAGACTTTAAAAACCTCTCCGCTAACGAACTAAAAAAACTTTTGGCCAGCCCGTTTCACGAACACCGCCTAGCCGCCACAATCATTATGTCTGGTCAGTACAAAAAAGCTGACCCTACACTCAAACAACAATTATTCGACCTGTACCTTTCGGCCCTAGACCAAAACCAGATAAACAACTGGGATATTGTCGACACAAGCTGCGAGCACATCGTTGGAGCCTACGCTAAAGAGCATGGCGCACAAATTTTGTTTGAGCTTGCCCGGAGTGACAAACTCTGGCACAAACGAGTAGCGATAATCAGTTGTTTTGCCTGGGTGCGTAAAAAACAAGTTGGGCCAACCATCGAACTAGCCGAAATACTGTGGCCCGAAAAACATGATCTACTGCAAAAGGCGGTCGGCTGGATGCTGCGCGAAGTTGGTAAATACGTCGATGAGAGTTTGTTAACTGACTTTCTCGATCGTCACGCTCACGAAATGCCCCGCACCTGCCTTAGGTATGCAATCGAGAAACTTACACCACAGCAGAGAACATACTATATGAAAATGGGTAAATCATGA
- the msrA gene encoding peptide-methionine (S)-S-oxide reductase MsrA, producing the protein MKKTYLSGGCSWGLEELFRTQPGVVDTEAGYTGGHNQNPTYNFHPGHAEALAITYDETKTDLEHLLDFFFRIHDPTTKNRQGNDLGESYRSAIFYQDEDEKQRAERFIEIVNKRGDWGRPVVTTLEKFTKFWPAEGYHQDYLQSNPGGYTCHFIRSIPSFLE; encoded by the coding sequence ATGAAAAAAACATACTTATCCGGTGGGTGCTCTTGGGGGTTGGAGGAGTTATTTCGTACGCAACCTGGTGTGGTCGATACTGAAGCCGGTTACACTGGTGGGCACAACCAAAATCCAACTTACAATTTTCACCCTGGGCATGCCGAGGCGCTAGCAATCACTTACGATGAAACCAAAACCGATCTCGAGCATTTGCTCGACTTTTTCTTTCGTATCCACGACCCAACAACCAAAAATCGTCAAGGTAATGACCTTGGCGAGTCGTATCGCTCGGCCATTTTTTATCAAGATGAAGACGAAAAACAGCGGGCCGAGCGGTTTATTGAAATAGTAAATAAGCGTGGCGATTGGGGTAGACCTGTGGTGACAACTCTAGAAAAATTCACTAAATTTTGGCCCGCCGAGGGCTACCATCAAGACTATCTGCAATCCAACCCCGGAGGCTACACCTGCCATTTTATTCGTAGTATCCCAAGTTTTTTGGAGTAG
- a CDS encoding DUF2202 domain-containing protein — MKKMKINKAGLIVLSFALLFAGGYFGWRLSSKEKSTTNLTPNSSTATPTQITDEPIEQGTANKQKTEQLLVYLIEEEKLAQDIYTKMYELWGAKVFGNILQSEQTHQSKVLALLNARGIADPRSTEIGVFKNAELQKLYDDLLAQGKQSATDAYKVGVAVEEKDIADITNQLANATDQDVISTLDSLRAGSENHLRAFNRQL; from the coding sequence ATGAAAAAGATGAAAATTAATAAAGCTGGATTGATCGTTCTGTCTTTTGCCCTGCTTTTTGCTGGTGGTTACTTCGGCTGGCGACTTAGCAGTAAGGAAAAGTCAACCACGAATTTGACGCCCAATAGCAGTACGGCCACACCTACGCAAATAACAGATGAGCCAATAGAACAAGGAACTGCCAACAAACAGAAAACCGAACAGCTACTTGTGTATCTAATAGAAGAAGAGAAGTTAGCGCAAGATATTTATACTAAGATGTACGAACTTTGGGGGGCAAAAGTTTTTGGCAATATTCTTCAGAGCGAGCAGACTCATCAATCAAAAGTACTTGCACTGCTAAATGCTCGCGGGATTGCCGACCCAAGATCAACCGAAATTGGTGTGTTTAAGAACGCCGAGTTGCAAAAACTATACGATGACTTACTTGCACAAGGTAAACAAAGTGCTACAGATGCATACAAAGTTGGTGTCGCCGTCGAGGAAAAAGATATTGCTGACATTACCAATCAATTAGCCAACGCAACTGATCAAGATGTAATATCAACTCTCGACAGCCTACGTGCCGGCTCAGAAAACCACCTTCGGGCCTTCAACCGACAACTTTAA
- a CDS encoding DUF1295 domain-containing protein, with translation MIKRAFVGFFVIYLGACFYTLMINNMLGSLLGRMAVCFLSAVVVMSAVFLVANRNKRYDYIDAGWGLSFIAIAWTGFFLQKGTISQFDPQLLVCALASIWGFRLFWHISRRLQRSSIQDRRYTELMSDWPDQKAWRVYLRLYLTQAALALIVGIAVIHITLASDANWTIWTTLGLIIWLKGFAFESIGDWQLKQFLSKPSNHGRLMTSGLWSITRHPNYFGEITMWWGISVMSLGTAHGWVGIGGAAFITYLIVFISGLPLAEKSSSKRPGWKDYKAKTAPLIPFVK, from the coding sequence ATGATAAAAAGAGCTTTTGTTGGGTTTTTTGTCATTTATCTTGGCGCTTGTTTTTATACTCTGATGATTAATAACATGCTTGGAAGCTTGCTTGGCAGAATGGCGGTCTGTTTTTTGAGCGCAGTAGTTGTCATGAGTGCAGTATTCTTGGTAGCTAACCGCAATAAGCGTTACGACTACATTGACGCTGGTTGGGGCCTATCTTTTATTGCCATTGCCTGGACTGGGTTCTTTTTGCAGAAAGGTACAATCAGCCAGTTCGACCCACAGCTTTTAGTTTGTGCTCTAGCAAGCATCTGGGGGTTCCGACTTTTTTGGCACATCAGCCGGCGCTTGCAAAGATCTAGCATTCAAGATCGCCGTTACACCGAACTAATGAGCGATTGGCCAGACCAAAAAGCGTGGCGAGTTTATCTAAGACTATACCTAACGCAGGCGGCCTTGGCACTGATAGTAGGCATTGCTGTAATTCACATAACTCTGGCCAGTGATGCTAATTGGACAATTTGGACTACATTAGGGCTTATCATATGGCTAAAGGGTTTTGCCTTTGAGTCAATTGGTGACTGGCAACTTAAACAATTTTTATCAAAGCCAAGCAACCACGGTAGGCTTATGACTAGTGGTCTATGGAGCATTACGCGTCATCCAAATTACTTCGGCGAAATCACTATGTGGTGGGGAATTTCAGTTATGTCTCTGGGTACGGCCCACGGCTGGGTTGGGATTGGCGGGGCTGCTTTTATTACATACCTGATTGTTTTTATCTCTGGCCTACCACTAGCCGAAAAAAGCTCAAGCAAGCGCCCGGGCTGGAAGGATTATAAAGCCAAAACCGCGCCGCTCATACCATTTGTTAAATGA
- a CDS encoding DUF2177 family protein, protein MDFVKNFVVTGVIMGAFDAVWLSVIAKKFYRSQIGGLLLENPNMLAALLFYIIYVIGIVLLVINPAIEKSSLSHAVKYGAVFGFAAYATYDLTNLATLKGFTSTVVIVDLIWGTLLTATVAGLAFTVLNR, encoded by the coding sequence ATGGACTTTGTTAAAAATTTTGTTGTAACGGGTGTAATAATGGGTGCGTTTGATGCGGTATGGCTGAGTGTGATCGCCAAGAAATTTTACCGATCACAGATTGGTGGCCTGCTGCTCGAAAACCCTAACATGTTAGCGGCACTACTATTTTATATAATCTACGTTATTGGGATTGTTCTGCTGGTTATCAACCCAGCAATTGAAAAGAGCTCTCTGTCTCACGCTGTGAAATACGGCGCTGTTTTTGGCTTTGCTGCTTATGCAACCTATGACCTAACTAACCTAGCCACTTTAAAAGGCTTCACTAGCACAGTAGTGATCGTAGATCTTATCTGGGGAACACTACTCACAGCGACTGTAGCAGGCCTAGCATTTACGGTGCTAAATAGATGA
- a CDS encoding HAD family phosphatase codes for MAKIKLVIFDINHTLIDDNSWEKLNTAFGMTREEDERLWLANQKGELSNSQWVREVNAIFKSHKQANFDKYLEVCNSYTWKPGARKIVKTLKEAGYRIALISGAPDEVVHSITSNLGGIDYKYSGADVVFDKNGTFVSFTYHDEEEKLKQKQLQDLARDSGIDPSEMAVVADGANDKPLFEKCGVSITFKNSKLESIATNIVSSLPEIETILLPI; via the coding sequence ATGGCTAAGATAAAGCTGGTTATCTTCGATATAAACCACACATTGATCGATGATAATTCATGGGAGAAACTCAACACCGCGTTTGGCATGACCAGAGAAGAAGATGAAAGGTTGTGGCTTGCAAACCAAAAAGGCGAACTTTCAAACAGCCAGTGGGTAAGAGAAGTTAATGCAATCTTCAAAAGTCACAAACAAGCCAATTTCGATAAATACCTAGAAGTTTGCAACAGCTACACTTGGAAGCCGGGTGCAAGAAAAATTGTAAAAACCCTAAAAGAAGCTGGCTACAGGATTGCACTAATTTCTGGGGCGCCAGATGAAGTAGTGCACAGTATCACTAGTAATCTAGGTGGCATCGACTATAAGTATTCTGGAGCAGATGTTGTTTTTGACAAAAACGGTACGTTTGTAAGCTTCACCTACCATGATGAAGAAGAAAAGCTGAAACAAAAACAGTTACAAGACTTAGCTAGAGATTCCGGCATTGATCCAAGTGAAATGGCAGTTGTCGCAGATGGGGCAAACGACAAGCCCCTGTTTGAAAAATGCGGAGTTTCGATCACGTTTAAAAATTCAAAACTAGAATCCATTGCAACAAATATCGTTTCGAGCCTACCTGAGATAGAAACGATATTACTCCCCATATAA